The Danio rerio strain Tuebingen ecotype United States chromosome 1, GRCz12tu, whole genome shotgun sequence genome includes a region encoding these proteins:
- the cep44 gene encoding centrosomal protein of 44 kDa isoform X11, whose product MATGDLKGCLRKLEASLRSLKYPRDVDYQRLAVGDPSACLPIVSFAFTSFSPSLTEYLVDFGVELTGMNDLRFIENVYKHLSKPKKRPVLKSCVKNEIPSDDSNSQELTALMMPLKQPLVERHLGGSSAAAQIRHSSAEHPQQEEESEKELDSERLEDSSQPAESTECVLESRLRVLEEGLLETVGRLEQRLALMELKIHALEKSLAGKIIIESNQWENLESRVLLLETRLALTSAQGLTSGDGILSTQNNEFKEDTEF is encoded by the exons ATGGCCACTGGTGACCTGAAGGGATGTCTCAGAAAACTGGAAGCGTCTCTTCGGTCTCTGAAGTATCCCAGAGATGTGGATTATCAAAG ATTGGCTGTTGGAGATCCATCAGCGTGTCTTCCTATTGTAAGCTTTGCCTTCACGTCCTTTTCCCCCTCACTCACAGAGTACCTGGTCGATTTTGGCGTGGAACTAACCGGAATGAATGATTTGCGATTTATTGAGAATGTGTACAAG CATCTGAGTAAGCCAAAGAAAAGGCCTGTATTGAAGAGCTGTGTTAAAAATGAAATTCCCTCTGATGACAGTAACTCACAGGAATTAACAGCCCTGATG ATGCCTCTGAAGCAGCCACTGGTAGAAAGGCATCTTGGCGGCAGCTCGGCAGCAGCTCAAATCAGACACTCCTCAGCTGAACATCCACAGCAGGAAGAGGAATCAGAAAAGGAGTTAGACAGTGAACGGTTAGAGGACTCATCACAACCTGCTGAATCCACT GAGTGTGTGTTGGAAAGCCGACTGAGAGTTCTGGAAGAAGGTCTTCTTGAGACTGTTGGCAGACTAGAGCAACGACTGGCTCTCATGGAGCTCAAGATACATGCTCTGGAAAAAAGCTTGGCTGGCAAGATCATCATCGAGAGCAACCAGTGGGAGAACTTGGAGAGTCGCGTGCTGCTGCTGGAAACCAGGCTGGCGTTGACCTCAGCACAG GGTCTAACATCAGGAGATGGAATCCTCAGCACACAAAACAATGAATTcaaagaggatacag AGTTTTAA
- the cep44 gene encoding centrosomal protein of 44 kDa isoform X9: MATGDLKGCLRKLEASLRSLKYPRDVDYQRLAVGDPSACLPIVSFAFTSFSPSLTEYLVDFGVELTGMNDLRFIENVYKHLSKPKKRPVLKSCVKNEIPSDDSNSQELTALMMPLKQPLVERHLGGSSAAAQIRHSSAEHPQQEEESEKELDSERLEDSSQPAESTECVLESRLRVLEEGLLETVGRLEQRLALMELKIHALEKSLAGKIIIESNQWENLESRVLLLETRLALTSAQGLTSGDGILSTQNNEFKEDTEFLFVSVKVSANGSSAVIQTSLDDNDNGNIASPLPTASQSFKERLDRIVYMMKDTSDILQNVEPTM; encoded by the exons ATGGCCACTGGTGACCTGAAGGGATGTCTCAGAAAACTGGAAGCGTCTCTTCGGTCTCTGAAGTATCCCAGAGATGTGGATTATCAAAG ATTGGCTGTTGGAGATCCATCAGCGTGTCTTCCTATTGTAAGCTTTGCCTTCACGTCCTTTTCCCCCTCACTCACAGAGTACCTGGTCGATTTTGGCGTGGAACTAACCGGAATGAATGATTTGCGATTTATTGAGAATGTGTACAAG CATCTGAGTAAGCCAAAGAAAAGGCCTGTATTGAAGAGCTGTGTTAAAAATGAAATTCCCTCTGATGACAGTAACTCACAGGAATTAACAGCCCTGATG ATGCCTCTGAAGCAGCCACTGGTAGAAAGGCATCTTGGCGGCAGCTCGGCAGCAGCTCAAATCAGACACTCCTCAGCTGAACATCCACAGCAGGAAGAGGAATCAGAAAAGGAGTTAGACAGTGAACGGTTAGAGGACTCATCACAACCTGCTGAATCCACT GAGTGTGTGTTGGAAAGCCGACTGAGAGTTCTGGAAGAAGGTCTTCTTGAGACTGTTGGCAGACTAGAGCAACGACTGGCTCTCATGGAGCTCAAGATACATGCTCTGGAAAAAAGCTTGGCTGGCAAGATCATCATCGAGAGCAACCAGTGGGAGAACTTGGAGAGTCGCGTGCTGCTGCTGGAAACCAGGCTGGCGTTGACCTCAGCACAG GGTCTAACATCAGGAGATGGAATCCTCAGCACACAAAACAATGAATTcaaagaggatacag agtttttatttgtatctgttAAAGTATCTGCAAATGGCTCTTCCGCTGTGATTCAAACATCACTTGATGACAATGACAATGGGAACATAGCCAGTCCTTTACCAACAGCTTCACAG AGTTTTAAAGAAAGGCTGGACAGAATAGTTTATAT GATGAAGGATACATCTGACATTCTACAAAATGTAGAGCCAACAATGTAA